The Macaca fascicularis isolate 582-1 chromosome 11, T2T-MFA8v1.1 genome includes a region encoding these proteins:
- the TAS2R42 gene encoding taste receptor type 2 member 42, translating to MATEMDKIFLTLAIVEFIIGMLGNVFIGLVNCSEGIKNQKVFSVDFILTCLAISTIGHLLVILFDSCVVGLAPHLYATDRVGRPVTMLWHMTNHLTTWLATCLSIFYFFKIAHFPHSLFLWLRWRMNRVIAILLTLSLFLLIFDCLVLEMFIDISLNIIDKINLTLYLDESKTPYDKLSLLKILLSLNSFIPFSLCLTSLLFLFLSLVRHTRNLKLSSLGSRDSSTEAHRRAMKMVMSLLFLFIVHFFSLQVANWTFCILGNNKYTQFVTLALHAFPSCHSFILILGNSKLRQTAVRLLWHLRNYTKRPNPLPL from the coding sequence ATGGCCACCGAAATGGACAAAATCTTTCTGACTCTGGCAATAGTGGAATTCATCATCGGCATGCTGGGGAATGTGTTCATTGGACTGGTAAACTGCTCTGAAGGGATCAAGAACCAAAAGGTCTTCTCAGTTGACTTCATCCTCACCTGCTTGGCTATCTCCACAATTGGTCACCTGTTGGTGATACTGTTTGATTCATGTGTAGTGGGACTTGCTCCACATTTATATGCCACAGATAGAGTAGGAAGACCTGTTACTATGCTTTGGCACATGACTAATCACTTGACCACCTGGCTTGCCACCTGCCTgagcattttctatttctttaagataGCCCACTTCCCCCACTCCCTTTTCCTCTGGCTGAGGTGGAGGATGAACAGAGTGATTGCTATACTCCTTACATTGTCTTTGTTCTTACTGATTTTTGACTGTTTAGTGCTAGAAATGTTTATTGATATCTCACTGAATATAATAGATAAAATTAATCTGACTTTATACTTAGATGAAAGTAAAACTCCCTATGATAAACTCTCTCTGTTAAAAATTCTTCTTAGCTTGAACAGTTTTATCCCCTTTTCTCTGTGCCTGACCTCattgctttttttatttctctccttgGTGAGACATACTAGAAATTTGAAGCTTAGTTCCTTGGGCTCTAGAGACTCCAGCACAGAGGCCCACAGGAGGGCCATGAAAATGGTGATGTCTTTACTTTTCCTCTTCATAGTTCACTTTTTTTCCTTACAAGTGGCAAATTGGACATTTTGCATATTGGGGAACAACAAGTACACACAGTTTGTCACGTTAGCCTTACATGCCTTTCCCTCGTGCCACTCATTTATTCTCATTCTGGGAAACAGCAAGCTGCGACAGACAGCTGTGAGGCTACTGTGGCATCTTAGGAACTATACAAAAAGACCAAACCCTTTACCTTTGTAG